One window of Pieris rapae chromosome 14, ilPieRapa1.1, whole genome shotgun sequence genomic DNA carries:
- the LOC110998037 gene encoding nucleolar protein 58-like: MASDIEKGDFGDSARHKSSYDLSQKNSNHVFDGAGENIQYHSDSESVASKRSKTRYINPAIYIETVEASHSVTSLQTDSSCVDDVTPHPHSSYRSNSTPFLTGRLSSASSSSIKRKSCRLTQDIGKDIEEETPRFDRTYRDGDGADTFRLSVASLSTTTTAKEEREQNEKKKQEAFRQWVERKEQEKREKLRLEKLKNQTAPTTTPEQREESYKKWLERKRIQVERQKAEAIMRKFRESERVEEERNRRQRDKEEKFAAWVRRKEEEMKSMKTKAERRAARASIEEQRRRVQGERAYRDWLRTSKNKPLPVPLNQGELSMRGSVSQMYINPIPWQSPT; this comes from the exons atggCGAGTGACATCGAAAAGGGTGATTTTGGCGATAGCGCCAGACATAAATCCAGCTACGATTTATCACAGAAGAATTCTAACCATGTCTTCGACGGAGCTGGTGAGAACATTCAGTACCACAGCGATTCAGAGTCTGTGGCATCCAAACGTAGTAAAACGCGTTACATAAATCCGGCTATTTACATCGAGACTGTAGAGGCATCTCATTCTGTGACGTCACTGCAAACGGATTCATCCTGCGTCGATGACGTCACTCCCCACCCTCATAGCTCGTATAGGAGCAACTCTACGCCGTTTTTGACGGGGCGGCTGTCGAGTGCGTCCTCTAGCAGTATTAAAAGAAAGTCATGTCGGCTTACACAAGATATTGGGAAAGATATAGAGGAGGAAACGCCAAGATTCGATCGGACGTACAGAGATGGGGATGGAGCTGATACTTTCAGGCTGTCAGTTGCGTCTTTATCGACGACTACAACAGCTAAGGAGGAACGGGAGCAGAATGAAAAGAAGAAGCAGGAAGCGTTTAGGCAGTGGGTTGAACGAAAAGAGCAGGAG AAACGAGAGAAATTACGTCTCGAGAAATTAAAGAATCAAACAGCACCGACTACAACGCCTGAACAACGCGAAGAGTCTTATAAAAAATGGTTAGAACGAAAGCGGATTCAAGTTGAGCGACAAAAGGCCGAGGCGATAATGCGTAAGTTTCGTGAAAGCGAACGCGTTGAAGAAGAACGCAATCGGCGACAGCGTGATAAGGAAGAGAAATTTGCTGCATGGGTAAGAAGAAAGGAAGAAGAAATGAAAT CAATGAAAACTAAAGCAGAGCGTCGAGCCGCTCGGGCGTCTATAGAAGAGCAGCGTCGGCGAGTACAAGGCGAAAGAGCTTACAGAGATTGGCTACGTACCAGCAAGAACAAACCGTTGCCTGTTCCACTTAACCAGGGAGAACTAA gTATGAGAGGATCTGTTTCGCAAATGTACATAAATCCAATTCCTTGGCAGTCACCTACTTAA